TGTATTATATTCCAGTTCTACCAGTAGTTCACTGTCTGTCTGAAGAATATTTAAATTAATATCCAGCTTGGTAGCACTGGTAGAATTTTTAGCTACCTCAAACTCTTGTTTTAAAGACTTTGACTCCAATTGAGCCTTATCCAGATTAAAGCCTGTAGTAAAAAGAGGAGTGCGACTAGGATCTCGTGGTAACTTTAAATTTTCAATTAGTTTAATAAAAGGATAAATTTGATACTCATAAGCATCTAATAATATCTGCTGGATAAAACTCAAATAGTCTGTGAATGTTGGGTTGCCTATAACTTGGCTACGTATGGGTAATAGATTAACACAGTGACCGACAAGATATTCATCTGCGATCGCAGATTGTCCGGCTGAAGCAATGCCAACAACGATATCTTGTTGATTCGTCAATCGTTGTAATAAGGTTATAAATGCTGCTAAAAGAATTGTAAATAAAGTATAACCACGTTTTACACTTAAGCTTTTTAAAGCGTTATACAAAGTGGAATCAAGAATTATATTTTCTCGCGCCCCAGTATACGTAAATATGGGTGGTCGAGGATAATCGGTTGGTAATTCCAATACAGGTATTGAAGCGGCAAATTGACTCAGCCAATAGGCTTCAGCTTTCGCCATCTCTGGACTCTGCTGCATTTGTGCTTGCCACAGAGCATACTCACTCCATTTAATGGGTTGTGGAAGCTGGCTAGCAATTCCCTGACACTCTGCTGAATAAATTACTGCTAATTCTCGTAACAAAATACTAATTGACCAACCATCAGCAACAATGTGATGATTCGTCAAAACCACAAGATGACGATCTTCTTGCAATTTGACTATATGACAGCGCAGTAATGGCCCTTTTTCTAAATTAAAAATTTGTTGAGCTTCCCCTTGTAATAACTCCGATAGTTGTGTTTCTCGTTGACTTTTATCTAAAATTGAAAAATCACTCAGAGGAATGTCTATAGTCAAAGTGGAATGAATCAATTGATTATCCCCCTCTGGGCTAAAAGTAGTTCGCAGCGCTTCGTGACGATTGATAATTTCCTGAACAGCCTTACGTACTGCCAATAAATTGCCAGTTCCTCGTAGATAAATAGACCGAGATTCATTATAGGCGCGGGAAACTTCATCTCCCATCTGTGCTAAAAACCACAATTCCTTTTGTGCTGCTGTCAAAGGAATTTTGAGTGTTGTTGAAATAGGGGCAGGTGGTAATAATTCTCCTTTTTGCATTTCTACTACGCTTTCCTTGACTGCCCTAATTACGTGTTCAATATCTGTATTGGTATGCGCCGTAGAAAGATAAAAGGTACGTCCTTCCCAAACATAAACGCCTTTTTCGAGTAAATGGTAGAAAAACAACTGACCAAACTTGAGCGGAGATGAGGCTATGAAACGAAACAGGGAACCAAAATAGACTACTTGAATTGGAACTTGCCTTTCTTCAAAGTAACTATTAAGAGTCTGGGCTAATTTCGTTGTTTTTTCAGATAACTCCTGCTGCAATTTCGGGCCACTGTTCTTAATATGATTGAGTGCAGCCCAAGCCGCAGCCATTACCAAAGGATGTTTGAAGAAAGTACCCGCAAACATCGTAGTTTCCGCTTGAGGATAAGATTCATCTCCATAGTTCCACATCCCACCGTCAAGGGTATCCATCAAAGCCGCCTTACCAGCTATAACCCCAATTGGCATCCCAGCAGCAACGGCTTTACCATAAGTAGTCAAATCTGCTTGAATATTCCACAATCCCTGAATTCCACCTGGGTGCATCCGAAAGCCGGTAATTACTTCATCGAAAATTAATACGGTTCCTGTTGCTTGAGTTAATTGTCTGAGTTGTAGCAGAAACTCTTGAGGTTGCAAATCTGGGCGACTGCTTTGTATCGGCTCTACCAAAACTGCTGCGAGTTCGTGAGCATGAGTTTTCAGAATCTCTAGGGATTCAGGTTTGCCATATTCAAGTGCGATCGCATCATCAGCAATGTATGATGGTATACCTATAGCTTTGGGGATAGAACGCCGCGTTTCTTCACCGGTTGTTACTCCTCTTACCAAAACCCCATCATAGATACCGTGATAAGAACCAGCAAATAAAGCAATCTTAGAGCGTCCTGTGGTAGCCCGTGCTAGGCGTATTGCTCCCATGACTGCTTCTGTGCCATCGTTACAAAAAGCTGCCCGTTCTGCGCCTGTCAACTCACAAATTAACTCTGCAACCTGACCGGCAAGACGCGATTGTGGCCCGTGCAATATACCCTGCTTTATTTGTTCTTGGATAGCTTCGATGACAAAGGAAGGTGAATGACCAAATAAAAGCGCACCAAATCCCATAGAAATGTCTACGTACTCTTTGCCATCAACATCCCAAAGCCTAGCGCCCTCACCACGCTGTCCGTGAATGGGATACAACATCTCTTTAATTGACGGCAGGAACCCTGTTATCGCCCTGCTATTGGCATGATAGGAACGATAAGCTTGAGTAAGTCGTTTAGATTCTGGAGTCTGCTGAACAAAACGTGTAATTAAAGCATCTAGATGTTTTTGTTGACAAGGAGTTAACAGAGTCTTCGATTCTTGCTCAAATTGTTGAGCATTCGCCAAAGGTTGCGGTTCACTTGTCAGCTTTATAGGTTGTTGATTAGACTCAGCCTGAATCGATGATGAACTTGATTGAAAAGCAGAATTACTGTCCTCATGCTGAATTTGGGTAGATGGGATTGCTTTTTGCAAAGGTAATATCTTCTTAGATGAACCTGCTTTTTGCAAAACATCTAGCTGTTTGGACATCAATTGAAGCTGCTGTTCTATTACCTGTTCGAGTACATTACCTATTACATATTTTTCATCTTCTTGCTCTAATTTTTGCGTGTCTGAAGTCTGTATAGCAAGTGTTGTTTCTTGAAAAGAAGGCTCTACAATTAGATATTGTGGAGGTAGCTCTTGAGCTATATGAGCTACTAAGGCATGAATTGTTGATAAATTTTCAAGCAATAATCTAAAAGGAATATTAATACCTAATTCTTTTTGAATAGCACGGTTTATTTGCGACAAAATCAGAGAGTCAACACCCATTTCTAGAAAAGGAGTATGAATATCTATTGCAGATGATTTTACTCCCAGTGACTCACTAACAATAGACTTGAGCGTTGATACTATTTTTTTATATTGAGATTCTTCATTCATAATATTTTAAAGCTTTCTAGATATTACTTTTATATAAAACTACATATCTTTTTCTAATAGTTCTAACTGCTGAAACATAATAGAAATTTGACCATTTATTATTTTCTTAATCCGACGATCGCATTTTTCAATTTTGTCATTCAAATAGAGAATATTATTTTGCTGTGATTCAAAAAGCAAATTTTGTGATTTCTTTTCCAGATAATTGAACTGAGCGTCATCTTTTTGATTCTGCGACTTTTGATTATTATTGTCTTTTCCATTCAATATATTTGACTTATTAACTCTAGGAGACTCAACCCAATATTTGTTTCGTTCAAAAGGGTAAGTCGGTAAAGGAAGGCGATGATATTTTTGATTGGCATAAAATCCTGACCAATCTACTTGTATACCATACAGCCATAAATGTCCCAGAGTATTTAATAAGAATGCAACATCAGATTGTTGTTCGTGGGGATGACCTATAGAGCAAAGCACCAACTTTTCCTGGACTTGTTGTTTAGTTAAAGTACTTAAAGTCCGACCAGAACCAACTTCTAAAAAAATCCGATTTGGCTGTTTGCACAATTCATTAATGCCATCAGCAAAGCGGACTGACGACTGCAAATGTTTAGCCCAATAACTCTTATCTGTTGCCTCATCTGGAGTAATCCAAGTGCCAGTTACGTTAGATAAAAAAGGAATTTTTGGAGGATTAAGATTGACTTTTGCCAAGAATTTAGTAAATGGCTCAATAATAGAGTCCATCATCTGAGAATGAAATGCGTGGGAAGTATGCAGAGAACGACAGTCAATCCCTTGCTTGGTTAAGCGGTTTTGCAAATCTTCAATCTCTGCGCTTAGTCCAGAAACTACACAACGCTCTGGTGCATTGATTGCCGCTAAGGAGAGTTTATCACCTAGCATCTGCGTAACTTTTTTCTCTGATAGCGCTACAGCCAACATTGCCCCTGAAGGTAGTTTTTGCATCAGTTGTCCACGAGTAGCAACTAACATCAATGCATCCGCCAAAGAAAATACCCCAGCTAAACAAGCAGCGACATATTCACCCATACTGTGGCCAATCATTGCACTAGGATACACTTTCGTAGCTATCCACAATTGTGCTAGAGCATATTCAATTACGAATAACGCCGGCTGAGTAATGTGAGTTTGTCGCAACTGCTGAGTAGCCGATTCGGTCTGTTCTGCGAGGGGATAAAGAATAGTGCGTAAGTCTAACCCTAAAATAGGTTTAAGTTGTTCACAGCAATCATCAACCTGTTCCCGAAAAATTGGCTGAGTTTGGTATAGTTCTCGACCCATATTTACATACTGAGATCCCTGACCAGGAAACATAAAAACAACTTCTGGCTCACTTGGTTCTTGATAGTGCGTGAGAACTCGTTGCGAGTCTTTGGTTTCTAAAACTTTGATTGCATCATCAATATCTTGACAAACTACCATCCGCCGATAGTCAAAAGCTCGACGACCTACCCCCAGAGTGTAAGCAACATCAGCTAAATTTAAATCGGGATGCTGTTTGAGGTGATTAGCCAGATTTGCCGTAGCTGCTTCTAACGCTGATTCCGTTTTTGCAGAAACAATCAACAGATGATATTTCCTCCCCTGCTCCTCCTGCTTCTCTACCGGGGCTTCCTCTAGAATTACATGAGCGTTCGTGCCACCAATACCAAAGGAACTAACCCCTGCGCGTCTAGGATGTCCGTTTGATTTCCATTCGGAAAGTTTGTCATTAACGTAAAAAGGACTGTTAGCAAAATCAATCTGGGGTGATGGTTCTTGAAAGTGCAAACTAGGCGGTATTTGCTTGTGTTTAAGCGCAAGAACAGTCTTGATTAAACCTGCAACACCAGCTGCGGTATCTAAATGGCCGATATTTGTTTTTACCGAACCAATGGCGCAGAAATTCTTTTTCTGAGTTCTGGCGCGAAAAGATTTAGTTAACGCGGCAATTTCAATCGGATCTCCTAAAATTGTGCCGGTGCCATGAGCCTCTACATAACTGACCATATCAGGTTCGATTCTGCTGATGGCTAGAGCTTCAGCAATCACCTTGGCTTGACCATCAATACTAGGAGCCGTATAGCCAATTTTGGCAGAACCATCATTATTAATGGCAGAACCTTTGATTACAGCATGAATATGATCTTGATCTGCGATCGCATCTGCCAATCGTTTTAAAATAACTATACCCACACCATCACCGCCAACAGTTCCTTGCGCTTTGGCATCAAAGGCGCGGCAATGTCCATCAGGAGACAAAATTCCACCCTCTTGATAAGCATAGCCAGTCTTTTGTAAGTTAGTTATAGAAACTCCACCAGCCAAAGTTATATCACATTCACGATCTATTAAACTTTGGCAAGCTAAATGAACAGCAACCAAAGAACTAGAACATCCAGTTTGAACAGTGATAGCTGAACCTTTTAAGTCTAATTTATAAGCAACTCGTGTAGTGAGATTATCTGTACGATTGTGATGTCTAATTTGGTCAAAACCAACAAATTTTATTAATTCAGTATTGCAAAAAAGATTGAATAAAAAGTAACTACTAATACTAGCACTACCATAAACACTAATTCGGCCTTGATAACTTTTAGAATCATAGCCAGCACTTTCCAGAGCTTGCCAAGCTGTTTCTAAAAAGAGGCGTTGCTGTGGATCAATTATTTCTGCTGTCTTGGGAGAGTAATCAAAGAATGCAGCATCAAATAATTCTATATCTTCCAATACAGCATTTGCTTTGACATAATTTTGTTCATTCAGTGTAGTTCCATCTACCCCCATAGATTCCAGTTCTTGGTCTGAAAAAAATGAAATTGCTTCCAACCCATCTCGGAGATTATGCCAAAAAATATCAAGATTCCTAGCTTTAGGGAACCGTCCAGACATACCGATAATAGCTATATCTAAATCACCTATTTGATTTTGCGTTTCTCCGCTATCCATCTTGCTAATGTTTCCTTCTTGATGATTTGCATTCGTGGCGATTAAGCTTTTCATAGTAATCATAAACAAGTATTTTCCTCTCTCTATCTCTCCCTCCTATCTCTGTGTTCTCTGCGCGGCAGTCGCTCATGGGGGAAACCACGCCAGATGCTCCACTTGGGGAGACCCCAAGACTGCGCTGCCTTGTCTCTGTAGTTCGTTCTTCTTCCTATTATGTTTTAGCGCCTCTTCATACAATTAGTATTAAATAAAATAATTTTACCGATATTGCGCTCTTGACTGCCTAGAAGTAGTGCGACTTTCAGCGCGTTGAGTACTTTCCTCAAAAGAAGATATTTCAATCTGTTTATGCGTTAAATATTTAGCCAAGGAGTTAATAGTTGGATATTCAAATAAATTAAGAACTGATATATCTGTGGGAAAAACTTCTCTGAGTTTGGCATGAACTTGCACAAGCAATAATGAATGACCACCAATATCAAAGAAATTATCATGAATGCCCACCTTTTCAACATGAAGCATCTGTTCCCAGATATTAACAATGGTTTGCTCTACCTCAGTTTGCGGTGGTTCATAAGTTGCTGCCAATTCTGGGCGATCGCCATTTGATTCTGGGAGCGCATTATGATTAACTTTACCATTAGATGTTAGTGGCAAAGCCTTTAACATGATGAAAGTTGAGGGCATCATGTATTCTGGTAGTTTCTCCCTGAGAAATCTTTGCAATTCGCTAACATTGAGTGTTTGCTTAGAAACAAGGTAGGCTACTAAGGATTTATTGCGATCGCTTTCCCGAACTACCACTACAGCCTGTTGCACTTGCGGATGTTGAGACAGGATGGTTTCAATTTCTCCAAGTTCAATGCGGAAGCCCCTAATTTTTACTTGGCGATCGACTCGTCCAATAAATTCGATATTGCCGTCAGGTAAGTAACGAGCTATATCACCAGTTTTATATAA
This Nostoc sp. KVJ3 DNA region includes the following protein-coding sequences:
- a CDS encoding non-ribosomal peptide synthetase translates to MNEESQYKKIVSTLKSIVSESLGVKSSAIDIHTPFLEMGVDSLILSQINRAIQKELGINIPFRLLLENLSTIHALVAHIAQELPPQYLIVEPSFQETTLAIQTSDTQKLEQEDEKYVIGNVLEQVIEQQLQLMSKQLDVLQKAGSSKKILPLQKAIPSTQIQHEDSNSAFQSSSSSIQAESNQQPIKLTSEPQPLANAQQFEQESKTLLTPCQQKHLDALITRFVQQTPESKRLTQAYRSYHANSRAITGFLPSIKEMLYPIHGQRGEGARLWDVDGKEYVDISMGFGALLFGHSPSFVIEAIQEQIKQGILHGPQSRLAGQVAELICELTGAERAAFCNDGTEAVMGAIRLARATTGRSKIALFAGSYHGIYDGVLVRGVTTGEETRRSIPKAIGIPSYIADDAIALEYGKPESLEILKTHAHELAAVLVEPIQSSRPDLQPQEFLLQLRQLTQATGTVLIFDEVITGFRMHPGGIQGLWNIQADLTTYGKAVAAGMPIGVIAGKAALMDTLDGGMWNYGDESYPQAETTMFAGTFFKHPLVMAAAWAALNHIKNSGPKLQQELSEKTTKLAQTLNSYFEERQVPIQVVYFGSLFRFIASSPLKFGQLFFYHLLEKGVYVWEGRTFYLSTAHTNTDIEHVIRAVKESVVEMQKGELLPPAPISTTLKIPLTAAQKELWFLAQMGDEVSRAYNESRSIYLRGTGNLLAVRKAVQEIINRHEALRTTFSPEGDNQLIHSTLTIDIPLSDFSILDKSQRETQLSELLQGEAQQIFNLEKGPLLRCHIVKLQEDRHLVVLTNHHIVADGWSISILLRELAVIYSAECQGIASQLPQPIKWSEYALWQAQMQQSPEMAKAEAYWLSQFAASIPVLELPTDYPRPPIFTYTGARENIILDSTLYNALKSLSVKRGYTLFTILLAAFITLLQRLTNQQDIVVGIASAGQSAIADEYLVGHCVNLLPIRSQVIGNPTFTDYLSFIQQILLDAYEYQIYPFIKLIENLKLPRDPSRTPLFTTGFNLDKAQLESKSLKQEFEVAKNSTSATKLDINLNILQTDSELLVELEYNTDLFDTQTIQRWLGHYVTLLEGVVANPEQPLKELPILTQTQQHQLLVEWNNTQVDYGSEYCIHELFEAQVERSPDAIAVVFEDEQLTYRQLNHRANQLAHYLRSLGVKPEVLVGICVERSLEMMVGILGILKAGGVYVPLDPAYPKERLAFMLEDAQISVLLTQQRLVKELPQQEAKVICIDTDWEIIAQESQENLLARFTSENLAYVIYTSGSTGKPKGVMIQHNSLVNYIKTACLEYELKSSDRILQFASISFDTAAEEIFPCLVEGATLVLRTDSMLSSIPAFLERCRDLNLTVLDLPTAFWHQLTPELVEKSSQLPEKLRLVIIGGEKALSQRLEIWQKYVGQRVQLINSYGPTEATIVATMSNLSKLTQVNAVLEVPIGRGINNVQIYILDPYLQPTPIGVTGELYIGGFGVARGYLNLSELTAIKFIPNPFSEKSGSRLYKTGDLVRYLPNGNIEILGRIDSQVKIRGFRIELGEIEARLNQHAKVREAVVVIWDDELTDKRLVAYVSPQPKQELTITELRSFLKEKLPEYMIPSAFVLLPTLPLTPNGKLDRRSLPTPETLRPELEATYVMPQTQIERAIATIWQKALNIEKIGIHDNFFELGGHSLLMVKVHNQLGELFPTDLSLLDMFRYPTINSLTEFFGQTKNQTLSFSETNLSTEKIAIGKSQQRKRLQKMKSISKILEVNE
- a CDS encoding phosphopantetheine-binding protein, which produces MTAEKFIPNPFAETGSRLYKTGDIARYLPDGNIEFIGRVDRQVKIRGFRIELGEIETILSQHPQVQQAVVVVRESDRNKSLVAYLVSKQTLNVSELQRFLREKLPEYMMPSTFIMLKALPLTSNGKVNHNALPESNGDRPELAATYEPPQTEVEQTIVNIWEQMLHVEKVGIHDNFFDIGGHSLLLVQVHAKLREVFPTDISVLNLFEYPTINSLAKYLTHKQIEISSFEESTQRAESRTTSRQSRAQYR